The genomic window GGCGGGATCCATGGTCTCGATCCAGTCTTCCGGGTGCGGTTCAACGCTGAGCGTAAGCCCTTCACGCTCCAGGATCGGCACCAGTACATCCATGGAGCGCCAGAAGGCATTCTCGCAGGCTTCAGCGCTATGCCGCCCTTCCCGGTCAGCGGCTGAACGCTCCGGCGAGGCGCCACGGCCGAACTCGGAAATCAGCAAGGGAGCGTCCATCTCGACGGCGATTTCGATGGTGCGCTTCCAGTTGTCCATCGCCATTTCCCACTCGTCCTGGTAGGGGCTGGACCAGCGATACATGGGCTGCAGGGTCGCCAGGCCCACACTGTGATCCTTCATGGCCTTCTTGAAAGCCTGGATGCGCTCTGGGTACACACGCGGGCGTGTCCACCATTGCAGAAAATCCGCCCGCGGCGACAGTTCGATGTGCTCGTAACCCAGCTCTGCCGTAAGGCGGCAGATGTCGGGCAACGACAGGTGACGGTGCATGTAAGGATCAAGGGCGATTTTCATATTATTTTACCTTCAGCTTTATGACCCGACCTGAAACCCGAACATCCTGCGCCTGGGTAACCTGGATCGCGCCAAACAGAACAAACATACCGACGACTATACTATTTAGAATAAATATTTCAATCATGGTGGAGTGAAAAAATGTCCTCATTTGACCCAGCGCAATGAAAGGCTTTCATTTAATGACAGTTTCATCTCGCCAAAAAACCACATCAGGACAGCAACAATATCGAAAAACTGCCGTATTATGCGGCATTAGTCGCTTTGACATAATCTTTCATTTGTTTCATCATGGCCTGTCAAATTAAAATAAACACGGTCAAACCGCCATGCCCAACCGCATCACCATCACCGCAGTGGCCCGGGCTGCGGGCTTAAGTGTCTCTACTGTAGACCGTGTGCTGAACAATCGCGCGCCGGTCAAAAGCCAAACCGCCGAGCGCGTGCTGCAAGCCGCCAGGGCCACGGGCTACCCCATCGACAGCGACAGTGCCCCCACAGAGACCCAGGCCACAGCGGCATACCGGCTCGGCTTTCTGCTGCAAAGCGCAGAACAGCCATTCTATAAAGAGCTGCAGCAGGAACTCGAACAGACAGTGCGCAGCCGCAGCCGGCTCACCCCCGGCAGGCTCGAGAGCCCGGTGTTCGCTTTCATCGATGACACCAGCGCCAGCGTTATCACCCGCCAGATCGACCGCCTGGCAAGCCAGTGCGACGCCCTGGCGCTGGCCTGCTACGAGCACCCCGGCATTATCCAGGCCATCGAGAACGCCGAAG from Marinobacterium aestuarii includes these protein-coding regions:
- a CDS encoding sugar phosphate isomerase/epimerase family protein; this encodes MKIALDPYMHRHLSLPDICRLTAELGYEHIELSPRADFLQWWTRPRVYPERIQAFKKAMKDHSVGLATLQPMYRWSSPYQDEWEMAMDNWKRTIEIAVEMDAPLLISEFGRGASPERSAADREGRHSAEACENAFWRSMDVLVPILEREGLTLSVEPHPEDWIETMDPAVEIVKTINSKALKCSYIAPHSFYYGDDLAETIRATQGNLVHARVADTFNHKASSNLRYIVNPPGSQARVHQHLDMGEGEIDWDVFFSTLSEIGFDGVLSSCVFAWEERAEASSRYMRDEMQRYVDKYFK